A window of Flavobacterium flavigenum contains these coding sequences:
- the ytxJ gene encoding bacillithiol system redox-active protein YtxJ yields MSFFNSIFGSSDHSEIPKSNVNWTELTNILQLQEVEAISHEKPVVIFKHSTRCSISRMALKQFEREYALENIVDAYFLDLIAHRDVSNEIASKFGVYHESPQLILIKNGKAVYNVSHSDIDATALKNKI; encoded by the coding sequence ATGAGTTTTTTCAATTCAATCTTCGGAAGTTCAGATCATTCAGAAATCCCAAAAAGCAATGTAAACTGGACCGAATTAACCAACATTCTTCAATTACAGGAAGTAGAAGCAATATCACACGAAAAACCAGTCGTGATTTTCAAACACAGCACAAGATGCAGCATCAGCCGAATGGCTTTAAAACAATTTGAAAGAGAATATGCTCTTGAAAATATTGTTGATGCTTATTTTTTAGATTTGATTGCACATAGAGATGTTTCTAATGAAATTGCCAGTAAATTTGGTGTATATCATGAATCACCACAATTAATTTTAATCAAAAATGGAAAAGCTGTTTACAATGTTTCACACAGCGATATTGATGCTACAGCATTAAAAAACAAGATTTAA
- a CDS encoding OstA-like protein — protein MKKLLFFISFCLLIGSFQTVSAQTPKKIIVENSDFSDVNEVEIPGALLLTGNVKINHDGVVLTCNKAYFFQKENYIKAFGNVQLVQGDTLFLNSKYAEYSGNVKKAFATGNAVMTSPDATLQTDTINFDRNVQEVFYNTKGTIVNKDNTLVSKSGRYYVTQKKFQFLTEVVLTNPKYVMKSNHLDYYSNSGHSYLFGPSTITSKTNYIYTENGFYDTKKNLAHFLRKSYIKYDDRRIEGDSLYYNRNTEFASATRNVKITDSINKGIVKGHYAELYKLKDSMFVTKRAVAINLVENDSVYIHGKKLMVTGKEGERIIRAFNNVRFFKIDMSGKCDSLHSNSKTALTKLIGKPILWNAESQITGDLMHLIGDNKTRKIDSLKVFNNTFLISKDTLGTGYNQVKGMNLIGKFRDGKLHDVDIIKNTEAIYYARNSANELVGIDKSVSSRINLIIENNRVENITLFKNVQSDSYPEDELAENDRKLKGFVWRGDERIKSKDDIFPPEENELNDKLVKEGKAEDAKPNVPMKIRKETLNYDKKKPAAKTSKGTNKKAKK, from the coding sequence TTGAAGAAATTACTCTTTTTCATATCTTTTTGTTTGCTTATAGGAAGTTTCCAGACAGTTTCAGCCCAAACTCCTAAGAAAATAATAGTTGAAAACTCAGACTTTTCAGATGTCAACGAAGTAGAAATTCCCGGAGCACTTTTGCTTACCGGAAATGTAAAAATAAATCATGATGGTGTAGTCCTTACTTGCAATAAAGCCTATTTCTTTCAAAAAGAAAATTATATAAAAGCCTTCGGTAACGTACAGCTTGTACAAGGTGACACCTTATTTTTAAATAGTAAATATGCTGAATACAGTGGTAACGTAAAAAAAGCTTTCGCAACCGGAAACGCTGTTATGACTTCTCCTGATGCAACATTGCAAACTGACACCATCAATTTTGACAGAAATGTTCAGGAAGTTTTTTACAATACTAAAGGCACAATTGTAAACAAAGACAATACCCTGGTTAGTAAATCCGGAAGGTATTACGTGACACAGAAAAAATTTCAGTTTTTAACAGAAGTAGTACTTACAAACCCTAAATATGTTATGAAATCTAATCACTTAGATTACTATAGTAACTCAGGGCACTCTTACTTATTTGGACCATCAACCATCACAAGTAAAACAAATTATATCTATACTGAAAATGGTTTTTATGACACAAAGAAAAACCTCGCCCATTTCCTGCGAAAATCATATATTAAATATGACGACCGGCGAATAGAGGGCGACAGTTTATACTACAATCGTAATACCGAATTTGCATCAGCAACACGAAATGTAAAAATTACAGATTCTATAAACAAGGGAATCGTAAAAGGTCATTACGCCGAATTATACAAACTAAAAGATTCAATGTTTGTAACCAAAAGAGCGGTTGCCATAAATCTGGTCGAAAATGATTCAGTCTATATTCATGGCAAAAAATTAATGGTCACCGGAAAAGAAGGCGAAAGAATTATCAGAGCTTTTAATAATGTTCGCTTTTTCAAAATAGATATGAGCGGAAAATGCGACTCACTTCATTCAAACAGTAAAACTGCCCTCACGAAACTAATAGGAAAACCCATTTTATGGAATGCTGAGAGCCAGATCACAGGGGACCTCATGCACTTAATTGGAGACAATAAAACCCGAAAAATAGACTCGCTTAAAGTGTTCAATAATACCTTTCTAATCTCTAAAGATACACTTGGAACAGGTTACAACCAGGTCAAGGGTATGAACCTCATTGGGAAATTCAGGGATGGAAAGTTACATGATGTCGATATAATAAAAAACACCGAAGCGATATATTACGCAAGAAATTCAGCAAACGAACTTGTGGGAATTGACAAAAGTGTAAGCAGCAGAATCAATCTTATTATAGAGAATAACAGAGTTGAAAACATAACTCTTTTTAAGAATGTTCAAAGTGATAGCTATCCAGAAGATGAGTTGGCGGAAAATGACCGAAAATTAAAAGGTTTTGTCTGGCGTGGAGACGAAAGGATAAAATCAAAGGATGATATTTTTCCTCCTGAAGAAAACGAACTCAACGATAAATTAGTCAAAGAAGGTAAAGCAGAAGATGCAAAACCCAATGTTCCTATGAAAATCAGGAAGGAAACACTAAATTACGACAAAAAGAAGCCTGCTGCTAAAACCAGTAAAGGAACTAACAAAAAAGCTAAAAAATAA
- a CDS encoding aspartate aminotransferase family protein gives MNPDFIKYQAQTSPYPLGMEVSHAIGSYIYDTGNKKYLDFVAGVSACTLGHQHPRVNQAIKDQLDKYSHVMVYGEYSQSPAVQYCKLIASLLPESLNKTYLVNSGTEAIEGALKLAKRSTGRSQLISCHNAYHGNTMGSMSVMGFEERKQAFRPLLPDVDFITFNNEEDLQKITTRTAAILLETIQGGAGFIEPKGNFLQKVRKRCDEVGAMMIVDEIQPGFGRTGKLFGFQNYDVVPDIVVMGKGMGGGMPVGAFTASAEKMDLLTENPKLGHITTFGGHPVIASACLATLKELTETNLMQETLEKEKLFRSLLVHPLITEIRGKGLMLAAMTESAEITNQVILNCQAKGLILFWLLFEGCAIRITPPLTISEEEIKEGCAIILEVMDEILNNNEELN, from the coding sequence ATGAATCCAGATTTTATAAAATATCAGGCACAGACTTCTCCATATCCACTAGGAATGGAAGTTTCACATGCAATAGGCTCCTATATTTACGATACAGGTAATAAAAAATATTTAGATTTTGTTGCTGGTGTTTCAGCCTGTACACTTGGACATCAGCATCCAAGGGTCAATCAGGCCATAAAAGACCAGCTGGATAAATATTCACATGTAATGGTTTATGGAGAATACTCCCAAAGTCCTGCCGTGCAATATTGTAAACTAATAGCTTCACTGCTTCCGGAATCATTAAACAAAACCTATTTAGTGAACTCTGGTACTGAAGCAATCGAAGGCGCCCTTAAATTAGCCAAACGTTCTACAGGCCGCAGTCAATTAATATCATGTCATAATGCATACCACGGAAACACCATGGGATCTATGAGTGTTATGGGATTCGAAGAACGCAAACAAGCCTTTCGTCCTTTGCTTCCTGATGTTGATTTTATAACTTTCAACAACGAAGAAGATTTACAAAAAATAACCACACGAACAGCCGCAATCTTACTTGAAACAATTCAGGGAGGAGCTGGTTTTATTGAACCAAAAGGCAACTTTCTGCAAAAAGTACGCAAACGCTGTGACGAAGTTGGTGCTATGATGATTGTAGATGAAATCCAGCCTGGCTTTGGCCGCACCGGAAAGTTGTTCGGTTTCCAAAATTATGATGTCGTTCCCGATATTGTAGTTATGGGAAAAGGAATGGGTGGCGGAATGCCGGTAGGTGCTTTTACAGCATCCGCAGAAAAAATGGATCTTTTAACCGAGAATCCAAAATTAGGGCATATTACAACTTTTGGAGGTCATCCTGTCATTGCGTCAGCCTGCTTAGCAACTTTGAAGGAATTAACTGAGACTAATCTGATGCAGGAAACTTTAGAAAAGGAAAAACTCTTCAGATCACTTTTGGTACATCCTTTGATAACAGAAATTAGAGGAAAGGGATTAATGCTTGCCGCAATGACCGAAAGTGCTGAAATAACGAATCAGGTCATTTTAAACTGTCAGGCCAAGGGACTCATTTTATTCTGGCTATTATTTGAAGGATGCGCCATTAGAATAACACCGCCATTAACCATTTCTGAAGAAGAAATAAAAGAAGGATGTGCCATAATTCTCGAAGTTATGGATGAAATTTTGAATAATAACGAAGAGCTTAATTAG
- a CDS encoding tetratricopeptide repeat protein has protein sequence MQLSNEEEDYNLSLSKFESMLKTNKVLFFDSEEFEEIILHYLDIGKANLAKKALKLALDQHPKSTGLKLVQVEMLVYDDKLDMAEKLLNELYAIEPNNEEIYIQKANICSKRDQHEKAVELLKIALQYTDDFADVYNLMGMEYLFMDNLEMAKDSFIKCLEEDIEDQSALYNVVYCFEFLDQNQEAIAYLNEYINKNPYSEIAWHQVGRLHYGIKEYENAIRAFDYATLIDEEFLGAFMEKAKAYERLKKYAQAIESYNRTIELDDATSYALLRIGKCYEKLGNNVLALKYYNQTVHEDPLLDKGWIAITDFYVRQKNFQKALFFVNKALAIDNQNRLYWKRYATINKQMNFFEEAEFGYRKAVEFGDYALDTWLFWVDILQFLGEFESAIQTLLQASEYFPEENEIEYRLAGLYFMIQDNTKAKFHLSNGLRLNFDNYILIEDLFPVVWSKKMVKNYIEKHRKE, from the coding sequence ATGCAATTAAGCAACGAAGAAGAAGATTATAACCTATCCCTATCCAAATTTGAGTCGATGTTAAAAACCAACAAAGTACTCTTTTTTGATTCTGAAGAATTCGAAGAAATTATTCTTCATTATTTAGATATAGGTAAGGCTAATTTAGCAAAAAAAGCCTTAAAACTTGCATTAGACCAACATCCAAAATCTACAGGCTTAAAATTAGTACAAGTAGAAATGCTGGTTTATGATGACAAACTTGACATGGCTGAAAAGCTTTTAAACGAGTTGTATGCAATTGAACCTAACAACGAAGAAATTTACATCCAGAAAGCCAATATTTGTTCCAAAAGAGACCAGCACGAAAAAGCAGTAGAATTGCTTAAAATTGCCCTGCAATACACAGATGATTTTGCTGACGTTTATAACTTAATGGGAATGGAATATCTTTTTATGGATAATCTTGAGATGGCAAAAGACAGTTTCATCAAATGTCTTGAAGAGGACATAGAAGACCAGTCAGCACTTTACAACGTAGTTTACTGTTTTGAATTTTTAGACCAAAATCAGGAAGCTATTGCTTATCTTAATGAATATATCAACAAAAACCCATATAGCGAAATCGCCTGGCATCAGGTTGGACGATTGCATTACGGGATAAAAGAATACGAAAATGCGATTCGTGCTTTCGATTACGCAACGCTCATTGATGAAGAATTTCTGGGAGCATTCATGGAAAAAGCAAAAGCATACGAACGTCTTAAAAAATATGCACAGGCAATAGAAAGCTACAACCGAACCATAGAATTAGATGATGCAACCTCTTATGCCTTATTGAGAATTGGTAAATGCTACGAAAAGCTGGGAAATAATGTCCTTGCATTAAAATATTACAACCAAACAGTTCACGAAGACCCTCTTCTGGACAAAGGATGGATTGCTATTACTGATTTTTATGTGCGCCAGAAAAATTTTCAGAAAGCATTATTTTTTGTCAATAAAGCATTGGCTATAGACAATCAAAATCGTTTATACTGGAAACGTTATGCTACTATAAACAAACAAATGAACTTTTTTGAAGAAGCTGAGTTTGGTTATAGAAAAGCAGTAGAATTTGGAGATTATGCGTTGGATACCTGGTTATTTTGGGTAGATATTCTTCAGTTTTTAGGTGAATTTGAGAGCGCCATACAAACATTACTGCAAGCCTCTGAATATTTTCCGGAAGAAAACGAAATAGAATACCGTTTGGCCGGATTGTATTTTATGATTCAGGACAATACAAAGGCAAAGTTTCATTTAAGCAATGGTTTACGTTTAAACTTTGATAACTACATTTTGATTGAAGATCTTTTCCCTGTTGTCTGGTCAAAAAAAATGGTGAAAAATTATATTGAGAAACATAGAAAAGAATAA